The stretch of DNA TGTTCCTGACTTTTCATTTCCGCAAATAAAAATGGGTCGGGTTATAATTTTATCTAATCTTTTTTGTGTGTCAGGGGCAACAGCGGGTTTTTTGAAATTCGGGTTATTTGTAAAACACATCTATTCCTTCTTTAAAATCATACCACGATTGCCCCCTTTTCGGCCATTCTTTACCTCTTATTTTAAGAATATTCTCTAATTTGCCAAATGTGTAAACCGAATTTATCATCTGTTTATTTTGCTTAATACTTTATAGTTTAAGATTTGTAAATAAATGCTAAACATATCCGAAATATTGAGTTTTTTAAACCCTTCTTTTTGCTCAACGACAGATTTTATAAAATCAAAATATTTTTTTCCGGTTTCTGTCATATTCGGTAAATTGATAATTGAGGAGTAAAAATCGTAGTCGGCTATAATTATTTCAATGAGTTGCGGAATTTCTTCTTTGTTGTTAAAAACTACTCCGCCTTTTTTTATAATTTCGGGATGTCCGCCGTCGTTCAAGACTATTGCCGGTAATCCGCAATGTAATGCTTCGATTAACGAGTTAGAACAAGGGTCTTTTTGTGATGCAGTAATAAAAATATCGTGTTTTTTTAGTTCCTTGGCAAGTTTTGTGCTTGGTAAAGGCTTAATATGTCTGATATTTCTAAATTTGAAAGGCGAATTACCGCAAAAGGTCATTTCGTATTTTGAGAAATCAAGACTTTCGTCAAGCCATTTGTAAACCTCAAAACCTTTAATAAGATTGTGTGACCAACTTGTTGCAATCAATCTTACTTTGCTGTTTTTATTGAAAGATGTTTTTTTTTGATTGTTGAATATAAGCGGGTTGGGAGCATTTATGATAATACTTTCAAATTTCTTTTTCTTTATACCGAGTTCGTAATTTTTTTGTTTTGACCAATCAGATTGAAAAATACTTGCATCGGCAATGATGTTGTTTATTTTATAAATTAAACGGTCGGTTTGTGTATCGTTTTTACGGATAAATGTTACGGGTCCGTCAATACGGTGGACAAAGATTTTTTCGGGATGTTTTTGTTTAAATTTAATAAGTTCAGAGAAGTTATGATGACTGTTAAACAATATAATGTCGGCATTTGCAGAATTTTCTTCATAAACATTTATGCTTATAAAGTAATCACGTAAAGCTTTTAAAAATTGATTCCCGCCTCCGTAAGGACCTTTATTTATTTTATAAAAAATGTTTATTTTCATTAAGGCTTAATTTTTCATCAAATAATCGTAAACGGTTTTAATTTTTTTGTCAATAACTTCATAAGAACAGAACTCTATGCACTTATTATATTGCTGATTAACAGTGGATTGTCGGGCGTTTTGGTTTTGCAAGTAATTATTTACAAAATTGAGAACTGCTGTTTTGTATTTTTCGGTATCGGTAAAAATATTTTCTTTGTTAATAAAATCTGATGCTAATCCTACATCGGTGCTGAATATCGGAACTTTCAGGCTTGTTGCTTCCTGAACGGCTTTCGGTCCGCCTTCTGATTTTGATGTAATTAAATATAAATCAGAAATTCTGTATAGGTCGGGCATATCCGAGAAAGGTAAACCGTTGATATTAATGTCGTCGCCCGGCATTTCTTTTCCGATATAATAATAAGGAATATTATGTTTTTTGCATTGTTTTATAACAAAATGCCTTCTCGGACCGGAGAGCAGTAAAATAAACTTGTTTTCAGGTAAATCTTTTAAAAGTTCGATTAATAATTCAGGGCCTTTTTGCCACTTCGGTTTTGATAAATCACTTCCTAAACTGTCGCGCTGAAAAGATGAAATAACAACTTTATTTTTCAATAAATTTTCGGGGATATTGTATTTTTTATAGATTGTTTGTTTGTTAATATTTTCTGAAAAATTGAACAAGTTAAAATCTAAATAGTATGGTATTGTAACAACTTTTTTGCAATATTTTTCAAGTATTTTTGTTTGTTTTTCAGAAGGAGAAATCCAAGCTGTTGCAAATTTGTTTGCTTTGTGAAACTCTTTTGTCAGAAAATAGTTTTTATTTTCCAAATCAATAAAATTAACTGCAGTAAGAATTATATTCCTTTTAAATCTTAA from Bacteroidales bacterium encodes:
- a CDS encoding glycosyltransferase; protein product: MKINIFYKINKGPYGGGNQFLKALRDYFISINVYEENSANADIILFNSHHNFSELIKFKQKHPEKIFVHRIDGPVTFIRKNDTQTDRLIYKINNIIADASIFQSDWSKQKNYELGIKKKKFESIIINAPNPLIFNNQKKTSFNKNSKVRLIATSWSHNLIKGFEVYKWLDESLDFSKYEMTFCGNSPFKFRNIRHIKPLPSTKLAKELKKHDIFITASQKDPCSNSLIEALHCGLPAIVLNDGGHPEIIKKGGVVFNNKEEIPQLIEIIIADYDFYSSIINLPNMTETGKKYFDFIKSVVEQKEGFKKLNISDMFSIYLQILNYKVLSKINR
- a CDS encoding glycosyltransferase; the encoded protein is MKIYINEKDGHGWAIDMIRKDIKNALSRLNIQETSNPLKADIIHNIWWNNFLKVRYLPLRFKRNIILTAVNFIDLENKNYFLTKEFHKANKFATAWISPSEKQTKILEKYCKKVVTIPYYLDFNLFNFSENINKQTIYKKYNIPENLLKNKVVISSFQRDSLGSDLSKPKWQKGPELLIELLKDLPENKFILLLSGPRRHFVIKQCKKHNIPYYYIGKEMPGDDININGLPFSDMPDLYRISDLYLITSKSEGGPKAVQEATSLKVPIFSTDVGLASDFINKENIFTDTEKYKTAVLNFVNNYLQNQNARQSTVNQQYNKCIEFCSYEVIDKKIKTVYDYLMKN